A section of the Deinococcota bacterium genome encodes:
- a CDS encoding ECF transporter S component — MRSLSTLTLALIPLAVVMNIVAGQFAAALRLPLYLDSLGTVLVGVLAGPLAGALTGALSNLLWGLVASPTALPFALTAAVVGALAGVFARAGWFRRGWLAALAGLVTGVVAAVVSAPVAAYLFGGVTGGGTDALVAFFQSVGANVVQAALGQSLVSDPLDKLITFLLVWGLVRSLPRSQRARFEAEGKARR; from the coding sequence ATGCGAAGCCTCAGTACGCTGACCCTGGCGCTCATTCCTTTGGCCGTCGTCATGAACATCGTCGCGGGGCAGTTCGCGGCGGCCTTGCGTCTGCCCCTCTATCTAGACAGCCTGGGCACCGTGCTCGTCGGGGTGCTGGCCGGGCCGCTGGCCGGCGCCTTGACCGGGGCCCTGTCCAACCTCCTCTGGGGCCTCGTCGCCAGCCCCACGGCGCTTCCCTTTGCCCTGACGGCGGCGGTCGTCGGCGCGCTGGCGGGGGTTTTCGCCAGGGCCGGCTGGTTTCGCCGCGGCTGGCTGGCGGCCTTGGCGGGCCTGGTGACCGGCGTGGTCGCGGCGGTGGTCAGCGCGCCGGTCGCGGCCTACCTCTTCGGCGGCGTGACGGGCGGCGGCACCGACGCGCTGGTGGCCTTTTTCCAGAGTGTCGGCGCCAACGTCGTGCAGGCGGCCCTCGGCCAGAGCCTGGTCAGCGATCCGCTCGACAAGCTCATCACCTTCTTGCTGGTGTGGGGGCTCGTGCGCTCCCTGCCGAGGAGCCAGCGTGCGCGCTTCGAGGCCGAGGGCAAGGCGCGCCGCTAG
- a CDS encoding YeeE/YedE family protein, translating to MTTARSLLETRSGLMDGVKYLAFGMYFGFVLTKAEVISWYRIQEMFRFQSFHMYGVIGVAVLVGVLSVWLIKRYNVRALGGSPITFAAKEPASYRYIVGGTIFGLGWALTGACPGPIAALIGSGYTVVLVVLASAVLGTWTYGVLRPKLPH from the coding sequence ATGACGACCGCGCGCAGCCTGCTAGAGACCCGCAGCGGCCTCATGGACGGTGTCAAATATCTCGCCTTCGGCATGTACTTCGGCTTTGTCCTGACCAAGGCCGAGGTCATCAGTTGGTACCGCATCCAGGAGATGTTCCGCTTCCAGTCCTTTCACATGTACGGCGTCATCGGCGTGGCGGTCTTGGTAGGCGTCTTGTCGGTGTGGCTCATCAAGCGCTATAACGTCCGGGCCTTGGGCGGCTCGCCTATCACCTTCGCCGCCAAGGAGCCCGCCTCCTACCGCTATATCGTGGGCGGCACCATCTTCGGCCTCGGCTGGGCGCTGACGGGCGCCTGCCCCGGCCCCATCGCCGCGCTTATCGGCAGCGGCTATACGGTCGTCTTGGTGGTGCTTGCCAGCGCCGTCTTGGGCACCTGGACCTACGGCGTCTTGCGGCCCAAGCTGCCGCATTGA
- a CDS encoding YeeE/YedE family protein → MNVTYLLTQPWPWYVAGPLIGLMVPLLLLLGNKPFGISSNLRHMCAMIPNRNPFFNYDWRKESWNLIFFAGILLGGFVGGVLLGNPEPVALSARTAAELQALGVPHESGLMPTSLFSWASLLTLPGFILMVVGGFLVGFGARYAGGCTSGHAISGLSNLQLPSLIAVMGFFIGGLFVTHLVLPWVLRL, encoded by the coding sequence ATGAACGTCACCTACCTCCTGACGCAGCCGTGGCCCTGGTACGTGGCCGGTCCCCTCATCGGCCTGATGGTGCCGCTGCTCCTCCTCCTCGGCAACAAGCCCTTCGGCATCTCCTCGAACCTGCGCCACATGTGCGCGATGATTCCCAACCGGAACCCCTTCTTTAACTACGACTGGCGCAAGGAGTCGTGGAACCTCATCTTTTTCGCGGGCATCCTGCTCGGCGGCTTCGTCGGCGGGGTGCTCCTCGGCAACCCCGAGCCCGTGGCGCTCTCCGCGCGGACCGCGGCCGAACTCCAGGCTCTGGGCGTCCCCCACGAGTCCGGCCTGATGCCGACGAGCCTGTTCAGCTGGGCGAGCCTCCTGACCCTGCCCGGCTTCATCCTCATGGTCGTCGGCGGTTTTCTGGTCGGCTTCGGCGCGCGCTACGCGGGCGGCTGCACCTCGGGTCACGCCATCAGCGGCCTCTCGAACCTCCAGCTTCCCTCGCTTATCGCGGTGATGGGTTTCTTTATCGGTGGGCTCTTCGTCACCCATCTCGTCCTGCCCTGGGTCTTGAGGCTCTGA
- a CDS encoding MBL fold metallo-hydrolase: protein MVFKRIYDEDLSQASYFIGCQEQQTALVVDPRRDVQVYLDEAEESGMRIVAVTETHIHADYLSGALELAQATGAGLYLSGEGGEDWQYRFAHEGLEDGSEITLGKVRVRALHTPGHTPEHLSFLITDGATTDQPGFLLSGDFVFVGDLGRPDLLDESGGGKDSREPMARAMFKSLQETFLNLPDYVQVRPGHGAGSACGKALGAVPSSTVGYERLFAWWGRYLENDDEAGFAAALLDGQPDAPFYFSRMKRQNRQGPAILGERGAIEHLGPRALEEALAGGAVLIDTRPRSVYERGTVPGALHLPAGKTFSTWAAWIIDPEADERPLILLADDQETAQELRDKLARVGIDRVAAYASSLEGLALEPRQQTPLEDFDAKDAFVLDVRTRGEYEDGHLPGATRIHAGRLLHELDDLPRDRPIVVHCQAGNRSAVASSVLRAAGFDNVYDLSGGYSAWAEREKNKLPGV from the coding sequence ATGGTGTTCAAGCGGATCTACGACGAAGACCTCTCCCAGGCGAGCTATTTCATCGGCTGTCAAGAACAACAGACGGCGCTGGTGGTAGACCCGCGCCGCGACGTCCAAGTTTATCTGGACGAGGCCGAGGAGAGCGGCATGAGGATCGTCGCGGTCACCGAGACGCACATCCACGCCGACTACCTCTCGGGCGCTCTCGAGCTCGCCCAGGCCACCGGCGCCGGCCTCTACCTGTCGGGCGAGGGCGGCGAGGACTGGCAGTACCGCTTCGCCCACGAGGGGCTCGAGGACGGCAGCGAGATTACCCTCGGCAAGGTCAGGGTGAGGGCGCTCCACACCCCCGGCCACACCCCCGAGCACCTGTCGTTCCTGATCACCGACGGCGCCACCACGGACCAGCCCGGCTTTCTTCTCTCCGGCGACTTCGTCTTCGTGGGCGACCTGGGAAGGCCTGACCTCTTAGACGAGTCGGGCGGCGGCAAGGACAGCCGCGAGCCGATGGCAAGGGCGATGTTCAAGAGCCTCCAGGAAACCTTCCTCAACCTGCCCGACTACGTCCAGGTCCGGCCCGGCCACGGCGCGGGCTCGGCCTGCGGCAAGGCGCTCGGCGCGGTGCCGAGCAGCACCGTGGGCTACGAGCGGCTCTTCGCCTGGTGGGGCCGCTACCTCGAGAATGACGACGAGGCGGGCTTCGCGGCGGCCCTGTTGGACGGCCAGCCCGACGCGCCCTTCTACTTCTCGCGCATGAAGCGCCAAAACCGCCAAGGCCCGGCGATTCTGGGCGAGCGAGGGGCCATCGAGCACCTGGGCCCCAGGGCGCTCGAGGAGGCCCTGGCGGGTGGCGCCGTCCTCATCGACACCCGCCCCCGCTCCGTCTACGAGAGGGGCACCGTTCCCGGCGCCCTGCACCTGCCCGCGGGCAAAACCTTCAGCACCTGGGCGGCCTGGATTATCGACCCGGAAGCGGACGAGCGCCCGCTCATCCTTTTGGCGGACGACCAGGAGACGGCTCAGGAGTTACGGGACAAGCTCGCGCGCGTCGGCATCGACCGCGTAGCGGCCTACGCCAGTTCGCTCGAGGGCCTGGCGCTCGAGCCCCGCCAGCAGACCCCACTCGAGGATTTTGATGCCAAGGACGCCTTCGTCCTCGACGTGCGGACCAGAGGCGAGTACGAAGACGGCCACCTTCCCGGCGCCACCCGAATCCACGCCGGCCGCCTCCTGCACGAGCTGGACGACTTGCCCAGGGACCGGCCCATCGT